From the Chryseobacterium fluminis genome, the window AATTTTTGGAAATTATTATATAAATTTGCTCCAAATGAAAAGTTTCATTGGGACATATGAGTGTAAAATTGACGACAAAGGCCGCTTAAAAGTTCCTTCATCATTAATTAAACAGATGGAAAACTTCGAGGATAAGGCATTTGTAGTCAAAAGATCCGTGTTCCAACCTTGCCTGGAAGTTTACCCTATGAATGCATGGGACAAAGTGATGGGCAAGATTAATAAATTAAACCGTTTCATTAAAAAGAATGCTGATTTCATCAGAATGTTTACGGCAGGAGTAAAAACGGTAGAATTGGATAATGCTGGAAGATTACAGATTTCAAAAGACCTGATGCATTTTGCAACCCTACAGAAGGATGTTGTTATTACAAGTGCAGGAGAGCTTTTTGAAGTTTGGGATAAAGAAGCCTATGAAAAAGTAATTTCTACCGATGAAGTTGATTTTGCAAGCCTCGCGGAGGATGTAATGGGCGCTTTTGATGAAGAATAACCGCGCTGTTAAAAAGCGTAAAAAAACACAATTTAGACATGTATCATAACCCCGTTTTGTTGAAGCAAAGTGTTGATGATTTGGTGACGAATCCAGACGGAACATACGTGGACTGTACTTTTGGTGGCGGTGGTCATTCGAAGGAGATCCTGAGCAGACTTTCGGATAAAGGAAGGCTGTTTAGTTTTGACCAGGATTTAGATGCCCTTAAGAATACAATAGATGACCCGAGATTTACCCTGATCAATCAGAATTTCAGATTTCTGGAAAATTCCCTGCTTATGTATGGTATTTCTCAGATTGATGGGGTCCTGGCAGATCTTGGCGTTTCATCACATCAGTTTGATGAAGCGGAAAGAGGCTTTTCGACAAGAAGCGATGCGCCTCTGGACATGAGAATGAATGTAATGCAGGGGCTGGATGCCAAAAGAGTCATCAATGATTACGAGGAAGAGCAGCTGGCTGATATTTTTTATTATTACGGCGAACTGAGAGAAGCGAGAAAACTGGCCAGAGATATTGTTCATCACCGGAAAAACAAGAGTATCAACACCACGGAAGATCTGAAAAAATTATTCAGCTATCTTCCTCCGCATAAAGTTAATAAATTTTATGCCCAGCTTTTTCAGGCGATAAGAATTGAAGTAAACCAGGAACTGGAAGTTTTAAAGGAAATGCTGGTTCAGGCCTATAATGTTTTAAAACCGGAGGGCAGACTGGTTGTAATCTCCTATCATTCATTAGAAGACAGGCTGGTCAAAAGATTTTTGAAAAACGGAATGTTTGAAGGGGAACCTCAAAGAGACATTTACGGAAATTATAAAAAAGCATTCGAACTGGTAAAGAGCAAAGCGATCATTCCTGATGATAAGGAAATCGAAGAAAACTCAAGAGCGCGAAGTGCAAAAATGAGAACAGGAATAAAAGTGTAGTTTCTGGTTTACTGTTGAGGGTTTATAATCTCGCAACAAACAACCATTAACAGGTAAATGAGATGGCAAAAAGAGCAACAACAAATCGCCCTCAGAAAAGATTAACCTTTATTGACATTATAAAGGGGAATTTCCTGAACCGTGATGAGATCAAAATACATTATAAGTATTTCCTCCTGTTGTTTATCTTAATGATGGCCATGATTTACAGCAATCACCTTGTCAACAAAAAGATTAAAATTGTTAACGCTTTAAAAGAAGAAACAGAAGAATATAAATCACGAAACGCTTACGCCCAAAGTAAGCTGATCAAAGTAAAAATGGAATCGCAATTGGGGAAAGAAGTGGCAAGGGACTCTTTAATGACCCTTGAAAATCATCCTCATAAACTGCTGATAAAACTGGACAGTACCGATGCAAAAGCAAAGTGAATACGATAACAAACGTAAAAAAACGTTAAGGTGGGGCTACCTCTTCGCAGTGGTAGCTTTGTGCGTGTTTGTAATGTTCATTGCAAGAATTATAATCCTTCAAAACACCAATGTCCAGGAAATCAAAGACGATTACATTAATAAAAACTACCGCGAAGCCACTTTAAAAGCTGCCCGCGGAAACCTGTTTGCTTCAGACGGTTCGATCCTCGCCACTACCGTAATGCGTTACGATATCTATCTCGATTTCAAAACAATGAGGGATACCGTTTACACCAACAATATCGGTGCATTAACGGATTCCTTAAGCAAGATGTTCGGAAAACCAAGAGGTGAATTCAGAAAGAAATTTGATGAACAGAGAAGGAAAAAGAACCAGTATTATACTTTGGTGAAAGGTCTTGATTTTGATCAGTACGACAGAATAAGACAATTTCCTATTTTTAAAAAAGGTAAAAACAAAGGTGGTTTTATTGTTGACAGAAATTATAAACGGGAACTTGCCACATCTGAAATCGGAGCCGGAACGATCGGAATGGATGACGGTGAGCATACGGCCGGGCTTGAGGGTGCTTTCTCAAAATACTTAAGAGGGACCGACGGAAAAAGATTAGAGCAGAGAATCAATTCTTCCCAATGGAAGCCTATTGATTTCTGGAAAGTTCAGGAACCTGTGGATGGCGAAGATGTTTACACCACTTTAGACCTTAGAATTCAGGATATCGCCCACTCCGCTTTAGAAAAACAACTGATCAATTTTGAGGCAAAACACGGAACTGTCATCGTGATGGAAGTCGAGACGGGTAAAGTGCGGGCTATGGTTAATTTAAGAAGAACCGAAGACGGAGATTATGCAGATTCCTACAACTATGCCTTAAAAGATAATATAGAACCCGGATCTACTTTTAAAACCATTTCACTTCTGGCGGCAATGGATGATGGTTTTATTGACGAAAATACAACCGTGAACGTAGGAAACGGAGTTTGGGTATATGCCAAACAAAGGATTTCAGACGGTCACGGCGGCGGAACTTACGACATCAGTGACGTTTTGGCAAAATCCAGCAACGTGGGTACTGCAAAACTGATCACAAAGTATTATGCTGAAAAACCCCAAATCTTTCTGGATCACCTGAAACGCTGGAAGTTATTTGACAAAATGGATATCGAACTTCCGGGGATTACAAAGCCTAAAATTGTAACCCCTCAGAACAAAAGATGGAATGCTGCAACTTTAGCGTCTATCTCTTACGGTTATTCTTCAAACATTAATTTATTACAGTTAACGAGCTTTTATAATGGAGTTGCTAACGGTGGAAAAATGCTTAAGCCTTTATTCATCGACAAAATCATGAAAGACGGAAAGATCATGTACAGTGCAAAACCTGAAGTAATGGTCAACAGAATGGCATCTGACAAAGCGATTAAAATGATGACCAATGCGTTAACAAAGGCGGTTGAAAAAGGCACCGGACGAAGTATTTTTACTCCTAATTTAAAAATGGCAGGAAAAACCGGGACGGCCAGATTTGAATACTGGTTACCGGGGCCGATGAAATACAGAGCCTCTTTCGCAGGATTTTATCCCGCAGATCATCCTAAGTACACCTGTTACGTAATGATCAGTGAGCCCAATACGGCAAAAGGGTTTTATGGAGGAACGGTTTCAGCACCTGTTTTCAAAGAAATCGCAGGAAAAACATTCCTGAAGACCCCTCAAAATGTTGAGAAAGAAATGCTTGTAGACAGAAAGGTTAACCTGAATAAAATGGTTGAGCCTAATGTAAAAGTAGTGGTAAGTAATAAACAGATGCCAGGCGTCGTAGGTCTGATAGGAAAGAATGTAATTCCACAACTGGAAAATTTAGGCTACCGCGTTAATTTTAAAGGAGTAGGAAGAATAACAGAGCAATTTCCTATGGAAGGCACCACCATTAGTAAAAATCAGAGAATATATTTATCTCTGCAGAATTAATTAGAAAGAAGACTCAAAGAGATATAGACAGAATAGGCTGAATCCTATTAAAGAATAAAGAAATGCAGTTAAATGAATTATTGAACAGAGTTCCGGTCCTTGAAATTCACGGTGATAACACCCGTGAGATTTCAGATCTGGTATCTGACAGCAGGAAGATTACGGAAAACTCTTTGTATATCGCAATGAGAGGAACGGTTGTGGATGGACATTCATTTATTGCATCTTCCATTGAAAATGGAGCTAAAGCAATCGTATGTGAAGAATTTCCTGAAAACTTCGCAGATAACATTACGTATGTTATGGTGAAAGATTCTTCCAGGGCTTTAGGGCAGCTGGCTTCCAATTTCTACGGAAATCCTTCTGAAAAATTAAAGCTGATAGGAGTTACGGGAACGAACGGGAAAACTTCAGTTTCTACCCTGCTTTTCGATGTATTTAAAAATTTAGGCTACGATTCTGCTTTACTTTCTACGGTAGAAATCAGAATAGGAGAAAAAAAGATTCCGGCGACCCATACCACTCCGGATGTGATTACCATCAATAAAATTTTAGCCCAGGCTGTGGAAGAAGGTTGTGAATTCGCTTTTATGGAAGTAAGTTCTCACGGAATTTCCCAGAACAGGATCGAAGGTCTTCATTTTGAAGTAGCCGGATTTACAAATCTTACCCACGACCATTTAGATTATCATAAAACTTTTGACGGGTATTTAAAAACCAAAAAAAGGTTTTTTGATGAACTTCAGCATACCGCAGTTGCCATCACCAATATTGATGACAAGAACGGAAATGTGATGCTTCAGAACACAAAAGCAACAAAAAAGTCCTATGCCTTGAAAACAATGGCAGATTTCCATGGGAAACTTCTGGAAGTAGACTTTAACGGAATGCTGCTGAACTTCAATGGCAAAGAATTCTGGACAACGCTGACAGGAAAATTTAATGTTTATAATCTATTGCTTGTGTACGCGATCGCTTCAGAGCTGGGTTTTGAGCAGGATGAAATTCTGCAGGCCATCAGTAAATTAAAAAGAGTTTCCGGAAGGTTTGAAACCTTCAAATCCGGCGGAGGAATTTTCTTTATCGTCGATTATGCACATACTCCGGACGCTCTGGAAAATATTCTGGACAGCATCAATGATATCAGAACAAAAAATGAAAGACTGATTACTGTTTTCGGTTGCGGAGGAGACAGAGATCATTCCAAGAGATCAGAAATGGGAAATATCGCCACGAAGAAATCTACGCTGGCGATCATCACTTCAGACAATCCGAGAACGGAAGATCCTGCAGTCATTATAAAGGAAATAGAAGCCGGCGTGGAGCCTCAGAACTTCAGCAAATACACTTCAATTCCGGACAGAAGGGAAGCCATAAAAATGGCCATCAAGTTTGCAGAACCTAAAGATATCGTTCTCGTAGCCGGAAAAGGTCACGAAACCTATCAGGAGATTAATGGGGTAAAACAACATTTTGATGATAAGGAAGTAATCGATGAGCTTTGGAAATTAATGTCCAAATAAAATTGAAAGACCGAATGCATTTAAAATTTAAAAATTTGATAAAAATATAAGGAATCCATCTTAAATAGACTGAATTTTTAAATTTTTAAATAATAAAAAAAAAGAAACATGCTATACTATCTATATGAATATTTAACTGCCCATGGAATACACGTTCCCGGATTAGGATTGTTACGATACATTTCTTTCCGTGCCGGAATGGCAGTTTTGTTTTCTCTAACCATTGCTCTTGTTTACGGAAAAAGAATCATCAATTACCTGAGAGCAAAACAGATGGGTGAGCTGGTTCGTGATCTTGGACTAGACGGGCAAAAGCAAAAAGAAGGAACTCCTACCATGGGAGGTCTGATCATCATATTGGCAACGCTGATCCCTGTTCTTCTGTTTACAAAAATTACCAATATATACATTGTCCTTCTTATCGTTTCCGTCATCTGGATGGGCGCCATTGGTTTTTTAGATGATTACCTGAAGAAAATCAAAAAAAATAAAGACGGATTAAGTGGTAAATTCAAAATTGTAGGACAGGTGGGATTAGGGCTAATCATCGGAGTAACAATGTATTTCCATCCTGACATTACTGTTAAAAGAAAATATGCAGACGCAAAAGTGGTCAACAGGAATAATGTAGAGCAGAACTTCATGCCTACCGAGAAAATCACTGTTTCTACTGTTCCGTTTACTAAAAATAATGAGTTTGACTACAGTGGAATCCTTTTTTGGATGAATGATAAAGATGCCCACGAGTGGGCCTGGGTTGTTTTTATACCTATTGTTATATTCATTGTAACCGCAGTATCCAACGGCGCTAATATCACTGATGGAATTGATGGTCTCGCTGCGGGAACAAGTACCGTTATTTTATTGGCTTTAGGCCTTTTTGCCTACCTATCCGGGAACATCATTTTTGCGGACTATCTCAACATTATGTTTCTCCCTAATATGGGTGAAACCACCATTTTTGTTGTCGCCATGGTGGGAGCTGTTATCGGCTTTTTCTGGTATAATACATACCCGGCACAGGTTTTCATGGGTGATACCGGAAGTCTTATGCTTGGGGGCGTTATCGCCGTCCTGGCCATCATTTTAAGAAAAGAATTGATGATTCCTGTGTTATGCGGAATCTTTTTAATAGAAAACTTATCGGTAATGTTGCAGGTCGTGGTTTTCAAATACAGAAAAAGAAAATATGGGCTGGAATATGCCCAGACTAATAGATTGTTCAGAATGTCCCCTTTACATCACCACTATCAGAAGGGAGGATTTCATGAGAGCAAAATAGTTAACCGAATGATCATCATCGGTGTAATGCTGGCCATTGTATGTCTGATTACGTTGAAGATGAGATAATTTTTATAAAAGTAAAATAGTAAGGTAATCAGATTGAAAATACATGATATGCTTTACATTTTACATATTACAAAAAAATTAATATGAAAATAGTTGTTTTAGGAGGAGGTGAAAGCGGTTGTGGAGCTGCTTATTTGGCTAAAAAACAAGGTCTGGAGGTTTTTCTTTCAGACAAGGGAGCTATTAAAGATAACTATAAGCAGTTTCTTATTGAAAATGAGATTCAATTTGAAGAACAAAACCATGATGAAGAAAGAATTCTGAATGCCGACTGGATCGTAAAAAGCCCGGGAATTCCAAAGAAGGCCGATATTATTCATAAAATTCATGAGAGAGGAATCAGACTTTCTTCTGAAATTGAATTTGCTGCCGGGTTTACCGATGCAAAAATCATAGCCATCACAGGAAGCAACGGAAAAACAACAACGACTTCATTAATATATCATATCCTTAAAAATGATGGATTAAACGTTGGGTTAGGCGGAAATATAGGCTACAGTTTTGCCAGACAGGTAGCTGATGAAAACCATGAATATTATGTATTGGAAGTAAGCTCTTTCCAGTTGGACGATATTCAGAATTTCAGACCTTATATTTCTTTGTTGCTGAACCTGTCACAGGACCATCTGGATCAGTACAACTACAATTATGAAGAATATGCCTTAGCCAAATTCAGGATTACTGAAAACCAGGAGAATGATAATTTCTTCATCTACAATAAGGATGACGAAATGAGTAAAATCATTCTTGAAAAACTAGAGATCAAAGCCAAAATGATTCCTTTTTCCACAAAAGAAAAAGTAGCGGAAGGAGGTTTCATTAATGATGATAAAATAGAAGTTAAACTCAAAGATGATTTTTCAATGAAAATTGAAGAATTATCCCTTCTCGGAACACATAACGTAGCCAACAGTCTGGCCGCTTCCATAGCAGGTAAGATATTACAGATTAATAATGAAAGTATCAGACATTCATTAATGACTTTTCAGGCCGTCGAACACAGACTGGAGTTTGTTTCTGAAATCGGAGGCGTTAAATACATTAATGACAGTAAGGCGACCAATGTCAATGCAGCCTATTATGCACTGGAAAGCATGAAAACTCCTACCGTATGGATTGTGGGAGGACTGGACAAAGGAAATGACTACTCAGAAATTGAAGAGTTGGTTAAAAGAAAAGTTAAAGCGATTGTCTGCCTGGGAATTGATAATGATAAGATTATTAATTTCTTTAAAGACAAAATAGAGTTTATTTACGACACCTCAAGCATGGAAAAAGCGGTGGAGACTGCAAAAGCGCTGGCAAAGAAAGGAGATACGGTTTTATTATCCCCTTGTTGTGCTAGTTTCGACTTATTTCAAAGCTATGAGGACAGAGGACGTCAGTTTAAAGACCAGGTATTAAAAGCCATAAGCCAATAGCAATATATGAACGAACAAGACACAGAAAGCAGATTTGAATTTCTAAAGGGTGATAAAGTACTTTGGATGGTCATTCTTGTGATCTCCATTTTTTCTATCTTCCCTGTTTATTCTGCAAGTTCGAATCTGGAATATATTGTCAATAACGGGACCACTACCGGTCACGTTATCAAACATATGTTCTTTGTAGTCTTAGGCCTGGGAATTATGAGAGTGGTCGGGATGGTAAAGTATGAATATATCGGGAAGCTCAGCAGCATTCTTCTTGGGTTAATGATTATTCTGCTGGTCGTTACGATGTTTACAGGACAAACCATCGACGGAGCGAGCGCCTCCAGATGGCTGAAAATCCCGGGAACCCCGATTTCATTTCAGCCCTCTTCATTCGCTTTCTTAATGCTGATTATCTATCTGTGCAGATACCTGACCAAGAAAATTACCCGGGAAAGACTTCCGATCGAGAATATCATGTATATTTTCGGACCTATTTTACTGGTCTTTGTATTGGTGGCAAAAGATAACGGATCTACAGCGTTAATGATTTTAATGGTCTCAGTGATCGTTCTGATTATCGGTCAGCTGCACTGGAAATATATCGCAGGATTTATTTCAGCATCGTTTGTAGCGATTGTCTTCTTTTTAGTAATTGCACTCAATACGAATATGATCGGGGGGAACCGTGTTCATACCTGGATGAGCCGTATTGAAACATTTACATCAACCAAAGCAAAGACAGCCGATGTAGACGATGAAAGTCTGAAGGCCAAAAACTATCAGGTCATGCAGGCAAAAGCCGCCATTGTTCATGGTGGAATCACAGGTATGGGACCCGGAAAAAGTGCTTTAAAACAAATGCTTCCACAATCTGCATCCGACTTTATTTTCGCTGTTATTGTTGAAGAGTACGGTGTTATCGGCGCTGCTTTTCTCATCAGTTTATATTTAATTATGATGATCCGTATCGTGATGATTGCCAGCAAGATGCCCGCATTTTTCGGATCCCTGCTGGTCCTCAGCCTCGGGGTGATGATATTCATACAACTTGCTGTCAATATTGCAGTTGCAGTGAATTTAATCCCTGTTACCGGGCAACCGCTGCCATTGATCAGTTACGGAGGAACCTCGATGTTGGTAACATATTTGCAGTTGGGAATTATTTTAAACATAAGCTCCAGAATACAGATTTATGATGAAGAAGGAATGGGTAAAAAACAAAGCATAGCCGAGATCAACGATATCGCTTAACATCAGAGCAAGAGTAAAGAAACAAGATAAAAAAAAATGGACAATCAATCAGTTAATAGCCAAAAACCAAAAACCATCCGCGTCTTATTATCAGGCGGAGGGACAGGAGGTCATATCTTCCCTGCCATTGCTATTGCTGACGAGATCAGAAGGAGATTTCCTGATGCAGAATTTTTGTTCATCGGGGCTAACGGAAAAATGGAAATGGAAAAGGTTCCGCAGGCAGGCTACAGGATCGAAGGAATAGAAATCGCAGGAATAGACAGAGGAAATATGGTTTCAAATTTGGGTCTGCCTTTCAAAATCCTAAAAAGTTTATCTAAATCTAAAAAGATCATTAAAGCTTTTGCTCCGGATTTTGCCGTGGGAACAGGAGGCTTTGCGAGCGGGCCGGCTTTGTATGAAGCATCCAAAATGGGAATTCCTATTTTTATTCAGGAGCAGAATGCACATGCCGGAGTAACGAATAAAATTTTAAGTAAAAAAGCACAAGCCGTGTTTACAGCCTACCCGAAAGTGGAGGGTTTTCCGGCTGAAAAAATAAAATTTCTGGGTAATCCGATCCGTGAGAATATTATCTCAGGAATGCAGGATACTACTCAGGCAAAAGAGAAAATGGGCCTTGATAAGGACAGACTGACGATTTTATCTGTCGGCGGATCTTTAGGCTCAAGAACACTAAATAACGGCTGGAAAGACAATCTTGAAAACCTTAAAGAAAAAGGCTATCAGCTGATCTGGCAGACGGGAAAACTGGATTATAAGGATATTGTTGACCACTGTCAGTCGCCGGATGCTGGAACTGGCCCACAGGGAACAGCCAACAGCCAGATACAGATCAGGGAATTCATCAAAGATATGGAGACAGCGTATTCTGCAGCAGATGTGATCGTTTCAAGAGCCGGAGCAATTGCCATTTCAGAGCTGGCAGTAGCCCGGAAGCCGGTTTTATTGGTTCCTTTTCCTTTTGCGGCAGAAGACCACCAGACAAAAAATGCGATGAATCTGGTTAATAAAAACGCAGCCAGAATGGTAAAAGACTCTGAAATGCAGGAAAAATTCTGGGATACACTTTCAGAAATCTGTGAAGACGAAAATATAAGAGAAGAAATGTCTGTCAATCTGAAATATTTTGCCAAACCGGATGCGGCAAAAGATATTGTGGACGAGATATTTGATAAAGTGTAAAAAGTAAAATGTACAAAGTAAAATGTACAACGTACAAAGTAGAAAGTAGAAAGTAGAAAGTACGAAGTAAAATACATTATACCTTGTACTTTGTACCTTGTACATAATACATTAAGACAATAAAAATGAACAATTTAGAAACATATCAAAATTTTTACTTCGTGGGAATCGGAGGTATTGGAATGAGTGCTCTTGCACGCTATTTCCATGCTTCGGGCAAAAAAGTATTGGGCTATGACAAAACCAATACCAAATTAACTGCAGCTCTGATCAACGAGGGAATTGATATTGTTTTTGAAGATACCATAGACGGGAGAATTACTTTATTACAGAAAGAAAATACATTGGTCATTTATACCCCGGCCATTAAAAAACTTGACATCCTAGATTTTTTTAATGACCATCAGTTTGAAGTATTAAAGCGTGCCAAAGTATTAGGATTAATTACTGAAAATACAGATTGTATTGCCGTTGCCGGAACCCACGGAAAGACCACAACCTCTACCCTCGTGGCACATCTTTGTAAGGAGTCCGATCTGCCTTTTTCATGCTTCTTGGGAGGCATTTCAGAAAATTTCAGGTCCAATTTTCTATATAACGGTTCGCAATATTCTGTAGTGGAAGCAGATGAATATGACAGAAGTTTCCTGAACCTTTCTCCGGATTGGGCAGTCATTACTTCTACGGATGCTGATCATCTTGATATATATGGGGATAAAAATACCATTGAAGAAGGATTTAGGCAATTTGCAGCGCTTGTTCCGGATAATCAGCATCTATTTGTAAGAAAAGGAATTGACATCGGTAGACCTCATATCACCTATGCCGTGAATGAGGTGGCAGATTACTACTCCGATAACCTCAGAATGGAGGATGATAAAATTTATTTTGATTTCCATACACCCACCGAAACTGTTAAGGATTTTATCTGGGAAACACCGGGAATTCATAATGTAGAAAATGCAACGGTGGCCCTTGCCATTTTAAACAATTTAGGAGTAGATTTTGAAACTTTAAAAAAGGCAATTGCCCATTTTAAAGGAATCAAAAGAAGATATACCAAGCACAGATATCAGAACGGTAAAATTTACATTGATGATTACGCTCACCATCCTACAGAAATAAATGCGGTGATAAGCTCGATCCGGACCTTTTACCCTGATAAGAAGTTACTGGTGGTTTTTCAGCCTCATCTTTTCAGCAGAACGAGAGATTTTGCAGATGGATTTGCTGAGAGTCTGAATCACGCTGATGAGTTAATCCTGCTTGATATATACCCGGCAAGAGAACTTCAGGAAAATTTTGAAGGAATAACCTCAGAATGGCTGTTGGAAAAAGTGACATTAAGTAAAAAAGAAGCATCCACTTTAGCTGATGCGTTTAAGAAGATAAAAGAAAAAGATTTTGATATCCTCCTTACAGTAGGCGCAGGAAACGTCGATACGCTATATGACCCTGTCTGTGAGTGGTTACAACCTTTACAAAGTACATGATAAAATGTATTTTGAATAAAAAGTAAAAAATAATAATTTAATACATCAAAATATTGTACTTTTTACATTAGACATCGTACAAAAATTATGAAGAATAAATACAGAATATTAAAAATTGCGGTTACCGTCATCCTCCTAGGATTTCTGTTGAGTTTCTCATTGAAGAGGTTCAACAGCCAGAAGATTACGGACCAGAAGATTTCTGTAAAAATGAACGAAAAAACACAGGTCTATTTTGTTGATGAAAAAGATATCCGGGAAATTGTAAAAAAAGAAAACCCGTCAGAAAAAATAGGTGATCTCGACATTCCTGCTTTAGAAAAGAAAATTAATGCATTACCTGCTATTGACAGTGCCAATGTATATTTGAACTTAAACGGAAAATTAAATTTAGATATAAAACAGAGAGTTCCTGTTTTCAGGCTCAATAAAGACGGCAGAGACTTTTACGTCGATGAAAAGGGAATTGAGTTTCCCATTTCCAAAACCTATTCACATCCGTGTATGCTGGTGACCGGGAATGTGAAGAAAGATGAATATGAAAAACTGGCAGAGCTGGTTGAAAAAATCGATAAAGATGACTTCAGTAAGAAATATTTTATCGGAATATCCAAAGATAACAATGGAGATTATAATCTTCTGACCAGTGAAGGAAATTATAAGGTAGAATTGGGAGATTTAGATCATATAGACTTAAAAGTAAAAGGCTTTAAGGCATTTGTAGAGAAATACCTTGTATATCAGGATCCTCAGAAATATAATATGGTCTCTATAAAATATCAGAACCAGATTGTAGCTACTTTAAATCCTTATTTCAAAGAAAACGACAGTATTTTAAAAGCAGGGAATAAAATACTGGCAAAGCCTCCTACTCCTGTAATGGTCAAGAAAACAGAAGTAAAAAAGGAAATTAAGAAAACACCTTCAAAAGAAAGTAAAAATACAAAAACACTAACCAGACCCAAGGACTCAAAAAAAACAGAGAAACAGACGGCATCAAAACCGAAAACAAAAGCAAAAGTTAAAATAGAATAACGAAGGGCGTCCTAGCGGACTGATAGATGGATAATCTTATTTAACTTTACATTAAAACAGGGATCAACAGAAAAAAATCAAATCGAAATAAAAAATGGATAATCAAGAGTATTCAGTAGGTCTGGACATCGGGACAACAAAGATTGTTGCGATAGTCGGAAGGAGGAATGCACACGGGAAAATAGAGGTTCTCGGTGTAGGAAAGGCGAAAAGTCTTGGGGTTCACAAAGGTATCGTGAATAATATTTCACAGACCATTAATTCAATCAAAGCAGCTGTGTCCGAGGCACAGTCAAGCGCAGGAGTGCCCATCCGTAAAGTTACGGTAGGAATTGCAGGAAAACATATCCGTTCTTTGCAGCATTCTGATTATATTATGCGTGAACATCCCGATAAATTCATCACGGACGACGACATTGAAGCATTGAAAGATCAGGTGAAAAAGCTGGTCATGCTTCCTGGAGAAGAAATTATTCACGTTCTGCCACAAGAATACAAGGTGGATTCGGAAGGTGAAATACAAGAACCCGTTGGAATGCACGGAAAACGTCTGGAAGCTAATTTCCACGTCGTGGTAGGCCAAATGGGAAGCATCCGAAACATCGCCAGATGTGTAAGAGAAGC encodes:
- a CDS encoding FtsL-like putative cell division protein: MAKRATTNRPQKRLTFIDIIKGNFLNRDEIKIHYKYFLLLFILMMAMIYSNHLVNKKIKIVNALKEETEEYKSRNAYAQSKLIKVKMESQLGKEVARDSLMTLENHPHKLLIKLDSTDAKAK
- a CDS encoding penicillin-binding transpeptidase domain-containing protein; its protein translation is MQKQSEYDNKRKKTLRWGYLFAVVALCVFVMFIARIIILQNTNVQEIKDDYINKNYREATLKAARGNLFASDGSILATTVMRYDIYLDFKTMRDTVYTNNIGALTDSLSKMFGKPRGEFRKKFDEQRRKKNQYYTLVKGLDFDQYDRIRQFPIFKKGKNKGGFIVDRNYKRELATSEIGAGTIGMDDGEHTAGLEGAFSKYLRGTDGKRLEQRINSSQWKPIDFWKVQEPVDGEDVYTTLDLRIQDIAHSALEKQLINFEAKHGTVIVMEVETGKVRAMVNLRRTEDGDYADSYNYALKDNIEPGSTFKTISLLAAMDDGFIDENTTVNVGNGVWVYAKQRISDGHGGGTYDISDVLAKSSNVGTAKLITKYYAEKPQIFLDHLKRWKLFDKMDIELPGITKPKIVTPQNKRWNAATLASISYGYSSNINLLQLTSFYNGVANGGKMLKPLFIDKIMKDGKIMYSAKPEVMVNRMASDKAIKMMTNALTKAVEKGTGRSIFTPNLKMAGKTGTARFEYWLPGPMKYRASFAGFYPADHPKYTCYVMISEPNTAKGFYGGTVSAPVFKEIAGKTFLKTPQNVEKEMLVDRKVNLNKMVEPNVKVVVSNKQMPGVVGLIGKNVIPQLENLGYRVNFKGVGRITEQFPMEGTTISKNQRIYLSLQN
- a CDS encoding UDP-N-acetylmuramoyl-L-alanyl-D-glutamate--2,6-diaminopimelate ligase; translated protein: MQLNELLNRVPVLEIHGDNTREISDLVSDSRKITENSLYIAMRGTVVDGHSFIASSIENGAKAIVCEEFPENFADNITYVMVKDSSRALGQLASNFYGNPSEKLKLIGVTGTNGKTSVSTLLFDVFKNLGYDSALLSTVEIRIGEKKIPATHTTPDVITINKILAQAVEEGCEFAFMEVSSHGISQNRIEGLHFEVAGFTNLTHDHLDYHKTFDGYLKTKKRFFDELQHTAVAITNIDDKNGNVMLQNTKATKKSYALKTMADFHGKLLEVDFNGMLLNFNGKEFWTTLTGKFNVYNLLLVYAIASELGFEQDEILQAISKLKRVSGRFETFKSGGGIFFIVDYAHTPDALENILDSINDIRTKNERLITVFGCGGDRDHSKRSEMGNIATKKSTLAIITSDNPRTEDPAVIIKEIEAGVEPQNFSKYTSIPDRREAIKMAIKFAEPKDIVLVAGKGHETYQEINGVKQHFDDKEVIDELWKLMSK
- the rsmH gene encoding 16S rRNA (cytosine(1402)-N(4))-methyltransferase RsmH; this translates as MYHNPVLLKQSVDDLVTNPDGTYVDCTFGGGGHSKEILSRLSDKGRLFSFDQDLDALKNTIDDPRFTLINQNFRFLENSLLMYGISQIDGVLADLGVSSHQFDEAERGFSTRSDAPLDMRMNVMQGLDAKRVINDYEEEQLADIFYYYGELREARKLARDIVHHRKNKSINTTEDLKKLFSYLPPHKVNKFYAQLFQAIRIEVNQELEVLKEMLVQAYNVLKPEGRLVVISYHSLEDRLVKRFLKNGMFEGEPQRDIYGNYKKAFELVKSKAIIPDDKEIEENSRARSAKMRTGIKV
- the mraZ gene encoding division/cell wall cluster transcriptional repressor MraZ; translation: MKSFIGTYECKIDDKGRLKVPSSLIKQMENFEDKAFVVKRSVFQPCLEVYPMNAWDKVMGKINKLNRFIKKNADFIRMFTAGVKTVELDNAGRLQISKDLMHFATLQKDVVITSAGELFEVWDKEAYEKVISTDEVDFASLAEDVMGAFDEE